Proteins from one Mesorhizobium sp. M9A.F.Ca.ET.002.03.1.2 genomic window:
- the phnE gene encoding phosphonate ABC transporter, permease protein PhnE, producing the protein MNADAIDDIATRHPDAFRRSLWKRYATPLGVLLCILYTFYCAWFFSVGAVLEKANWNLAGAYLADWVSYEIRPDIEFKDNYLTIDYSRFSKLGSNPDPDWVTKQMAVIERRVDAAPAPAIATNKSSQDSFMAPGAPTAENPAAAPGQSVPAAPETVREKAVVAADVVFGNGRIAITPNLVTVTRGSESVIFDIAKDSSVTPRTPLPNWIEQRRPGSTAYVSFGFLGRAEVQDDEVVAWRRFFGWANFVFDTNSPFWGKSFGEVASLIVSGARLDPSRSNAALAWGNILNNAEWQHGDVWLKLLQTIVMAFVGTVLASIVAFPLAFLAARNVTPSRIANQVTKRFFDFQRSVDMLIWALFFTRGFGPGPLAGMSAIFFTDTGTLGKLYSEALENIDDKQREGIRSVGATPAMVQRYGVLPQVLPVFLSQSLYFWESNTRSATIIGAVGAGGIGLKLWEAMRTNTNWANVFYMVLLILLVVFIFDNISSYLRRKLMGTIANGNDERRARLPPAAQIA; encoded by the coding sequence ATGAACGCCGACGCTATCGACGATATCGCCACCCGCCATCCGGACGCGTTCCGACGCTCCCTGTGGAAGCGCTACGCCACCCCGCTCGGTGTTCTTCTGTGCATTCTCTACACCTTTTACTGCGCCTGGTTTTTCTCGGTCGGCGCCGTTCTCGAAAAGGCGAACTGGAACCTTGCCGGCGCTTATCTCGCCGACTGGGTGTCCTACGAAATCCGGCCCGACATCGAGTTCAAGGACAATTATCTGACGATTGACTACTCCCGCTTCTCCAAACTGGGATCCAATCCAGATCCCGACTGGGTGACCAAGCAGATGGCCGTGATCGAGCGGCGGGTCGACGCAGCACCAGCACCGGCGATCGCGACCAACAAGTCGTCGCAGGACTCGTTCATGGCGCCTGGCGCGCCAACCGCCGAGAACCCGGCCGCCGCGCCAGGGCAATCGGTTCCGGCCGCGCCTGAAACGGTGCGTGAAAAGGCCGTCGTGGCGGCGGACGTCGTCTTTGGCAATGGCCGGATCGCCATCACGCCAAACCTTGTCACCGTGACACGCGGCAGCGAAAGCGTCATCTTCGACATAGCCAAGGACAGTTCTGTCACGCCGCGCACACCGCTGCCAAACTGGATCGAGCAACGCAGGCCGGGCTCGACCGCCTATGTCTCGTTCGGATTTCTCGGTCGCGCCGAGGTGCAAGATGACGAAGTGGTCGCCTGGAGACGTTTCTTCGGCTGGGCCAATTTCGTGTTCGACACGAATTCGCCATTCTGGGGAAAGTCGTTCGGCGAGGTCGCCTCGCTGATCGTTTCCGGGGCACGCCTCGACCCGTCGCGGTCGAACGCGGCGCTCGCCTGGGGCAACATCCTCAACAACGCCGAGTGGCAGCACGGCGACGTCTGGCTGAAACTCCTGCAAACCATCGTCATGGCCTTTGTCGGCACGGTGCTGGCCTCGATCGTCGCCTTTCCGCTCGCCTTCCTGGCTGCGCGCAACGTCACGCCGAGCCGGATAGCCAACCAGGTAACAAAGCGCTTCTTCGATTTCCAGCGGTCTGTCGACATGCTGATCTGGGCGCTGTTCTTCACGCGCGGCTTCGGCCCGGGGCCGCTGGCCGGCATGTCGGCGATCTTCTTCACCGACACCGGGACCCTGGGCAAACTCTATTCCGAGGCGCTGGAAAACATCGACGACAAGCAGCGCGAGGGCATCCGCTCGGTTGGCGCCACGCCGGCAATGGTGCAGCGATACGGCGTGCTGCCCCAGGTTCTACCGGTATTCCTTAGCCAATCCCTGTATTTCTGGGAATCGAACACACGGTCGGCGACGATCATAGGCGCGGTCGGCGCCGGCGGCATCGGCCTGAAATTGTGGGAGGCCATGCGCACCAACACCAACTGGGCCAATGTTTTCTACATGGTCCTGCTGATCCTGCTTGTGGTTTTTATCTTCGACAACATCTCCAGCTATCTGCGCCGCAAACTGATGGGGACCATTGCAAACGGCAATGACGAGCGGCGCGCGCGCCTGCCGCCGGCGGCTCAGATCGCCTGA
- a CDS encoding sugar phosphate isomerase/epimerase has translation MKIGMCMLLWTTDVSKKHEPLLRDIKATGFDGVEIPIFAGTPDDYKKLGALLDRIGLERTAVSAMGDPAMNLISPDAATRKTGIDYMKWAIDCSAALGASALSGPLHSTLGAFSGSGPTAAEKKRSVASQRAVGDHAGKKSVTIGLEALNRFECYLLNTMDDLSEHIDAIDRPHIKAMYDTFHANIEEPDPIGAYTRNAGNVVHIHISENDRGVPGRGHVPWQETFSAIRKSGYDDWLTIEAFGRSLKDLAAATKVWRDFSESPEAVYRDGYKHIENGWKKAGA, from the coding sequence ATGAAAATCGGCATGTGCATGCTCTTGTGGACAACGGACGTGTCGAAGAAACACGAGCCGTTGCTCAGGGATATCAAGGCGACCGGCTTCGATGGCGTCGAGATACCGATCTTTGCCGGCACGCCGGACGATTACAAAAAGCTCGGCGCGCTGCTTGACCGCATTGGGCTGGAACGCACCGCCGTCTCGGCCATGGGCGATCCGGCGATGAACCTGATCTCGCCGGATGCCGCGACGCGCAAGACCGGCATCGACTACATGAAATGGGCGATCGACTGCTCAGCTGCGCTTGGCGCCAGCGCGCTGAGCGGCCCGCTGCATTCGACGCTCGGCGCCTTCTCCGGCAGCGGGCCGACAGCGGCGGAGAAAAAGCGCTCCGTTGCCTCGCAACGCGCCGTCGGCGACCATGCCGGCAAGAAAAGCGTCACCATCGGGCTGGAGGCGCTCAACCGCTTCGAATGCTATCTGCTCAACACGATGGACGATCTGTCGGAGCATATCGACGCGATCGACCGGCCGCACATCAAGGCGATGTATGACACCTTCCATGCCAACATCGAGGAGCCCGACCCGATCGGCGCCTATACGCGCAATGCGGGGAATGTCGTCCACATCCATATTTCGGAAAACGATCGCGGCGTGCCTGGGCGCGGCCACGTCCCGTGGCAAGAGACGTTTTCGGCTATCCGTAAGAGCGGCTATGACGACTGGCTGACGATCGAGGCCTTCGGCCGCTCGCTGAAGGATTTGGCGGCGGCCACCAAGGTCTGGCGCGACTTTTCGGAAAGCCCGGAAGCCGTCTATCGCGACGGCTACAAGCACATCGAGAACGGCTGGAAGAAGGCAGGTGCCTAG
- a CDS encoding Gfo/Idh/MocA family oxidoreductase — MVGASKSETGGGPIRYGMVGGGQGAFIGAVHRIAARMDNEFVLVAGALSSDPGRAKASAAELGLDPTRSYGSFAEMAKAEAKRPDGIEAVAIVTPNNVHVPAAKAFLEAGIHVICDKPLATTLAEAKRLAALVEKTGKVFVLTHNYTAYPMVRQAREMVAKGQLGDIRIVQSEYPQDWLTEDLAATGQKQASWRSDPKQAGAGGALGDIGTHAYNLARFVCGLELDSLSADLDAFVPGRLLDDNVNVLMRFKPVGKSHPAKGMLWASQVAPGHENGLKLRIYGTKGGLEWVQADPNYLWYTPFGQPKQLITRNGAGALPVAGRVSRVPSGHPEGYLEGFANIYQEAARAIRAARRKGGKPARDVIFPTIQDGVEGMAFIEACVKSSKKNGAWTKL, encoded by the coding sequence ATGGTCGGCGCATCGAAGTCGGAAACGGGAGGCGGCCCGATCCGCTACGGCATGGTCGGCGGCGGGCAAGGCGCCTTCATCGGCGCGGTGCACCGGATCGCGGCGCGCATGGACAATGAGTTCGTGCTGGTCGCAGGTGCCCTGTCGTCGGATCCGGGGCGTGCCAAGGCATCGGCCGCGGAACTCGGGCTCGATCCCACGCGCAGCTACGGCTCCTTCGCCGAGATGGCCAAGGCCGAGGCCAAGCGGCCGGACGGCATCGAGGCGGTGGCCATCGTCACGCCCAACAATGTGCACGTACCGGCGGCGAAGGCCTTTCTCGAGGCCGGCATCCACGTCATTTGCGACAAGCCGCTGGCGACGACGCTGGCGGAAGCGAAGAGACTGGCGGCGCTGGTCGAAAAGACCGGCAAGGTGTTCGTGCTGACGCACAATTACACCGCCTATCCGATGGTGCGGCAGGCGCGCGAGATGGTGGCCAAGGGGCAGCTCGGCGACATCCGCATCGTGCAGTCGGAATATCCGCAGGACTGGCTGACCGAAGACCTCGCCGCCACCGGCCAGAAACAGGCGTCCTGGCGCTCCGACCCCAAGCAGGCCGGTGCCGGCGGTGCTTTGGGCGACATCGGCACGCATGCCTATAATCTGGCGCGTTTCGTCTGCGGGCTCGAGCTCGATTCGCTGTCGGCCGATCTCGATGCCTTCGTGCCGGGGCGGCTGCTCGACGACAATGTCAACGTCCTGATGCGCTTCAAGCCGGTTGGCAAGTCGCACCCAGCCAAGGGCATGTTATGGGCGAGCCAGGTGGCGCCCGGCCACGAGAACGGGCTGAAGCTGCGTATCTACGGCACGAAGGGCGGGCTCGAATGGGTGCAGGCCGACCCGAACTATCTCTGGTACACGCCGTTCGGCCAGCCGAAGCAGTTGATCACTCGAAATGGCGCCGGTGCGCTGCCAGTGGCGGGGCGCGTCAGCCGCGTTCCCTCAGGCCACCCGGAAGGCTATCTCGAAGGCTTCGCCAACATCTACCAGGAGGCGGCCCGCGCCATCCGCGCGGCGCGCCGCAAAGGCGGCAAGCCGGCTAGGGATGTCATCTTCCCAACCATCCAGGACGGTGTCGAAGGCATGGCTTTTATCGAAGCCTGCGTGAAATCGTCGAAGAAGAACGGAGCGTGGACGAAGCTCTGA
- a CDS encoding sugar phosphate isomerase/epimerase, producing MPSTMKGPGLFLAQFAGDAAPFNSLPSITKWAAGLGYKGVQIPTWDSRLFDLERAASSQAYCDEVKGICTDASVEITELSTHLQGQLVAVHPAYDAQFDGFAPPAVHNNPKARQKWAVEQMQFGAKASKNLGLKASVSFCGALAFPYLYPWPQRPAGLIEEAFSELGKRWKPILDVYEDNGVDLGYEIHPGEDVFDGATFEMFLDAVGGHKRCNINYDPSHFLLQQLDYLEFIDIYHERIKAFHVKDAEFNPTGRQGVYSGYQSWTNRAGRFRSLGDGQVDFGGIFSKLAQYDYDSWAVLEWECCLKHPEDGAAEGAPFIQHHIIRVTEKAFDDFAGGATDKKVLRAMMGI from the coding sequence ATGCCATCGACGATGAAGGGTCCCGGACTGTTTCTGGCGCAGTTCGCGGGCGATGCCGCACCGTTCAATTCGCTGCCATCGATCACCAAATGGGCGGCCGGGTTGGGCTACAAGGGCGTGCAGATCCCGACCTGGGACAGCCGGCTGTTCGACCTCGAGAGGGCGGCGTCTTCCCAGGCCTATTGCGACGAGGTGAAGGGCATCTGCACGGACGCCAGCGTCGAGATCACCGAGCTGTCGACGCACCTGCAGGGGCAGTTGGTGGCGGTGCATCCGGCCTATGACGCGCAGTTCGACGGCTTCGCGCCGCCTGCGGTGCACAACAACCCGAAAGCCAGGCAGAAATGGGCGGTCGAGCAGATGCAGTTCGGCGCCAAGGCTTCGAAGAATCTGGGCTTGAAGGCGTCGGTATCCTTCTGCGGAGCGTTGGCCTTTCCCTACCTTTATCCGTGGCCGCAGCGGCCGGCGGGATTGATCGAGGAAGCGTTTTCCGAACTGGGAAAACGCTGGAAGCCGATCCTCGATGTCTATGAGGACAATGGCGTCGATCTTGGTTACGAGATCCATCCGGGCGAGGATGTGTTCGACGGCGCGACCTTCGAGATGTTCCTCGATGCGGTTGGCGGCCACAAGCGCTGCAACATCAATTACGATCCGTCGCATTTCCTGCTGCAGCAGCTCGATTACCTTGAATTCATCGACATCTATCACGAGCGGATCAAGGCGTTCCACGTCAAGGATGCCGAGTTCAACCCGACCGGCCGGCAAGGCGTCTATTCCGGCTACCAGAGCTGGACCAACCGGGCCGGGCGTTTCCGCTCGCTCGGCGATGGACAGGTGGATTTCGGCGGCATCTTCTCCAAGCTTGCCCAGTATGACTACGATTCATGGGCGGTGCTGGAATGGGAGTGCTGCCTGAAGCATCCGGAGGACGGGGCGGCCGAAGGCGCTCCGTTCATCCAGCACCACATTATCAGGGTGACGGAAAAGGCATTCGACGATTTCGCCGGCGGCGCGACAGACAAGAAGGTGCTGCGCGCCATGATGGGAATTTGA
- a CDS encoding sugar phosphate isomerase/epimerase translates to MHLSTHNWMRAEPLETTLRRIKKFGYESIEISGEPEQYKTNETRALLKEHGIRCWGAVTLMLGERNLAAKDQGQRERSVQYVKDVLTMVSELDGEIITLVPATVGKVVPDGTEAEEWKWVVDATRECFTHAKKVGVKIAVEPLNRFETYLFNRGAQALALADAVSPECGVCLDAYHIHMEEFNVYDAIRQVGKRLFDFHVADNNRFAAGLGQIDWPKIVGTLKEVGYDGALTNEFVAPVDRTPAAPYPDMVDRNPVDISPEQLKFIQDHGSSVLTEKFYTDQMRINAETLLPLIK, encoded by the coding sequence ATGCATCTTTCAACGCACAACTGGATGCGGGCGGAACCATTGGAGACGACGCTCAGGCGCATCAAGAAATTCGGCTATGAATCGATCGAGATTTCCGGTGAACCCGAGCAGTACAAGACCAATGAGACGCGTGCGCTCTTGAAGGAGCACGGCATTCGCTGCTGGGGGGCGGTGACGCTGATGCTGGGCGAGCGCAACCTGGCCGCCAAGGATCAGGGCCAGCGCGAGCGCTCCGTGCAGTATGTCAAGGACGTGCTGACGATGGTGAGCGAGCTCGACGGCGAGATCATCACGCTCGTTCCCGCCACCGTCGGCAAGGTGGTGCCGGACGGCACCGAGGCGGAAGAATGGAAATGGGTGGTCGACGCCACCAGGGAATGCTTCACCCATGCCAAGAAAGTGGGCGTCAAGATCGCGGTCGAGCCGCTCAACCGCTTCGAGACCTATTTGTTCAACCGTGGCGCCCAGGCGCTGGCGCTGGCCGACGCGGTCAGCCCCGAATGCGGCGTCTGCCTCGACGCCTACCACATCCACATGGAAGAGTTTAACGTCTACGACGCCATCCGGCAGGTCGGTAAGCGCCTGTTCGACTTCCATGTGGCCGACAACAACCGCTTCGCCGCCGGTCTCGGACAGATCGACTGGCCGAAGATCGTCGGCACGCTGAAGGAGGTCGGTTACGACGGCGCGCTGACCAACGAGTTCGTCGCCCCTGTCGATCGCACGCCGGCCGCTCCCTATCCCGACATGGTCGATCGCAATCCGGTCGACATCTCGCCGGAGCAGCTCAAATTCATCCAGGACCACGGTTCCAGCGTGCTCACGGAGAAATTCTACACCGATCAGATGCGCATCAACGCCGAAACGCTGCTGCCGCTGATCAAGTAG
- a CDS encoding mandelate racemase/muconate lactonizing enzyme family protein, whose translation MRIKTVQAWWVRIPIEAAKQHRSDFGQVTTFDAAILRIETNDGLVGWGEGKNAAGSAGSYGALVHMLNNEVGPQLVGCDPADIGVIWEMLYNGVRHDSAAQNGHAMPQLARRGISVAAISAVDIALWDILGKSLGVPVWRLLGGRKLDRMPAYASGGWASTEAIGDQLKSYIAKGGFKALKMRVGAMDGAPHISAARVRAARQALGPDVELMADAHGTYTVAEAKRFIHLAGDLDLAWFEEPVIADDKPGMAEVRASGSIPIATGESEATRYAFRDLATLKAADIFQPDPAFCGGISEAMKIGTIASAFNLRFAPHLWAGAPCFFAGLHVCAASPASFTVEYSLGANPMIHDLIEETVEARDGMIAIPEKPGLGFTLSERFLEAHAQRG comes from the coding sequence ATGCGCATCAAGACGGTCCAAGCCTGGTGGGTCCGCATACCGATCGAGGCCGCGAAGCAGCACCGCAGCGACTTCGGTCAGGTGACGACGTTCGACGCTGCCATCCTGCGCATAGAGACCAATGACGGGCTGGTCGGCTGGGGCGAAGGCAAGAATGCCGCCGGCAGCGCCGGCAGCTATGGCGCCCTCGTCCACATGCTGAACAACGAAGTCGGCCCACAGTTGGTCGGCTGCGATCCGGCCGACATCGGGGTGATCTGGGAGATGCTCTACAATGGCGTGCGCCATGACAGTGCCGCGCAAAACGGCCATGCCATGCCGCAACTGGCGCGGCGCGGCATCAGCGTCGCCGCGATCAGCGCCGTCGACATCGCGCTGTGGGATATTCTGGGCAAGTCGCTGGGGGTTCCGGTCTGGCGGCTGCTCGGTGGCCGCAAGCTCGACCGCATGCCGGCCTATGCTTCCGGCGGCTGGGCTTCCACCGAGGCGATCGGCGACCAGTTGAAATCCTATATCGCCAAGGGCGGCTTCAAGGCGCTGAAGATGCGCGTCGGCGCAATGGACGGCGCGCCGCACATTTCCGCCGCCCGCGTCCGCGCTGCAAGACAGGCGCTCGGCCCCGACGTCGAGCTGATGGCCGATGCGCATGGCACCTATACGGTGGCGGAAGCCAAACGCTTCATCCATCTCGCCGGCGATCTCGACCTGGCCTGGTTCGAGGAGCCGGTCATCGCCGACGACAAGCCCGGCATGGCCGAAGTGCGGGCGTCCGGCTCGATCCCGATCGCCACCGGCGAAAGCGAAGCGACGCGCTATGCCTTTCGCGACCTCGCCACGCTCAAGGCGGCCGATATCTTCCAGCCCGACCCAGCCTTCTGCGGCGGCATCAGCGAGGCGATGAAGATCGGCACCATCGCCAGCGCGTTCAATCTGCGCTTCGCGCCGCATCTGTGGGCCGGCGCGCCTTGCTTCTTTGCCGGGCTGCATGTCTGCGCTGCTTCGCCGGCTAGCTTTACCGTCGAATATTCGCTCGGCGCCAACCCGATGATCCACGATCTGATCGAGGAGACTGTCGAAGCAAGGGACGGTATGATAGCGATCCCCGAGAAGCCCGGGCTGGGATTCACCCTTTCGGAACGGTTTCTGGAGGCGCACGCGCAACGCGGCTGA
- a CDS encoding FadR/GntR family transcriptional regulator, with protein sequence MKEKNLLAELAAYLFSHSDKGTGRTPSERELAEHFGVSRGQIREALAILEAMRIVERRAKSGIYIDTKQASVEAMALFARAGLPLDPIQIYETVELRKIHEIKAAELACSRATEENFERLREILKASEERIAAGEGLAKEDREFHLEIVRATKNSVFHNICSVYYMMGEQRLPIYFNDPERNVRSHAEHIQIYEALLRRDGNLAQALMNAHLQGAESYWKGLIEGGGPEPHNPALEQA encoded by the coding sequence ATGAAAGAAAAGAACCTTCTCGCGGAACTCGCCGCCTATCTATTCTCCCACTCCGACAAGGGGACGGGTCGAACGCCGTCGGAGCGTGAGCTGGCGGAGCACTTCGGCGTCAGCCGCGGCCAGATCCGTGAGGCGCTGGCCATCCTCGAAGCCATGCGCATCGTCGAGCGCCGGGCCAAATCCGGCATCTACATCGACACCAAGCAGGCCAGCGTCGAGGCGATGGCGCTTTTTGCCAGGGCCGGCCTGCCGCTCGATCCGATCCAGATCTACGAGACGGTCGAGTTGCGCAAGATTCACGAGATCAAGGCCGCCGAGCTTGCCTGCTCGCGCGCCACGGAGGAAAATTTCGAGCGGCTGCGCGAAATCCTGAAGGCTTCGGAAGAGCGCATTGCGGCGGGCGAGGGCCTCGCCAAGGAGGACCGCGAATTTCACCTCGAGATCGTGCGGGCAACCAAGAACAGCGTTTTTCACAACATATGCAGCGTCTACTACATGATGGGCGAGCAACGCCTGCCGATCTATTTCAACGATCCCGAGCGCAACGTGCGCTCGCATGCCGAGCACATCCAGATCTACGAGGCGCTGCTGCGCCGCGACGGCAACCTCGCCCAGGCGCTGATGAACGCCCATCTGCAAGGTGCGGAGAGCTACTGGAAAGGCCTGATCGAGGGCGGCGGGCCAGAACCTCACAACCCAGCGCTCGAACAGGCCTGA
- a CDS encoding hydroxyacid dehydrogenase, producing MPKILSTHTLHPRASAMLTGAGDLVVASALDADTLAAEARDADIIIVRAPLPSALFEGQTKLRAAIRHGAGLDMVPMEAANAAGVLVANVPAVNARSVAEYVMFAALALLRRFRMVDRDLRAKGWLAGRDHTILGSELAGKTLGIVGFGAIGQAVGHIAAHGFDLNVVATTRSMRPAPDRVGFLSIDALVEQSDIIVLCCPLTPETRGLISRERIARMKPDAMLINISRGPVIDDDALIEALQKGRIGGAALDVFATQPLPSDHPYFGFDNVIVTPHMAGITEQSMMRMGVGSADETLLVLANKLPVNLRNPEVVEHYRRRFPADV from the coding sequence ATGCCTAAAATCCTGTCGACGCACACGCTGCACCCGCGCGCCTCCGCCATGCTGACTGGTGCCGGCGACCTCGTTGTCGCCTCCGCCCTCGACGCGGACACGCTGGCCGCTGAGGCGCGGGACGCCGATATCATCATCGTTCGCGCCCCGCTGCCATCAGCGCTTTTCGAAGGCCAGACGAAGCTCAGGGCCGCAATCCGCCACGGCGCCGGGCTCGACATGGTGCCGATGGAAGCGGCCAACGCAGCCGGCGTGCTGGTGGCAAACGTGCCGGCGGTCAATGCACGGTCGGTCGCCGAATACGTGATGTTCGCGGCCCTGGCGCTGCTTCGGCGTTTCCGCATGGTGGACCGCGATTTGCGGGCGAAGGGCTGGCTGGCCGGCCGTGACCACACTATTCTCGGCAGCGAGCTCGCCGGCAAGACGCTCGGCATCGTCGGCTTTGGCGCCATCGGACAGGCCGTCGGCCATATCGCGGCGCATGGTTTCGACCTGAACGTGGTGGCGACCACGCGCAGCATGAGGCCGGCGCCGGACAGGGTCGGCTTCCTGTCGATCGACGCGCTGGTCGAGCAGAGCGACATCATCGTCCTGTGCTGCCCGCTGACGCCGGAGACGCGCGGACTGATCAGCCGCGAGCGCATCGCCCGGATGAAGCCGGATGCGATGCTGATCAATATTTCGCGCGGGCCGGTGATCGACGACGACGCCTTGATCGAAGCGCTGCAAAAGGGCCGTATCGGCGGTGCCGCGCTCGATGTCTTTGCAACGCAGCCGCTGCCTTCAGATCATCCCTATTTCGGCTTCGACAATGTCATCGTCACCCCGCACATGGCAGGGATCACCGAGCAATCGATGATGCGCATGGGCGTCGGCTCGGCTGATGAAACCTTGCTGGTGCTGGCCAACAAATTGCCGGTCAATCTGCGCAATCCCGAAGTGGTCGAGCACTACCGGCGGCGGTTTCCGGCCGACGTATAG
- a CDS encoding amidase, which translates to MQSTRDRLEAVLSRLAVRAGDQSVFTKLYPEAARAAADAADARRKAGVTLGPLDGAIVSIKDLFDVAGEPTTAGSLLLSTAAPALRDAVIVRRLRQAGAVIFGKTNMTEFAFTAIGVNPHYGTPGNATDASRIAGGSSSGAGVSVAEGTSEISIGSDTGGSVRIPASLNGVVGFKPTARRVPRDGVFPLSATLDSIGPLARTVAECAVADAVMAGEEPAALIPLPLAGLRIGVPRGVLFEDTEEEVAAAFDRCVRKIELAGARFADLSIDDLLTDLRAVTKRASIAAMEGAEVHADWLATGATTPVDPRVSESLSRAAAVPATAYIRAVRRRTALLAAMDERLASVDMLALPTTPVTAPTIVSMTSDEGLCDRTEGLLLRNTQVANQFDLCAISLPMPGMARPAGLMLVARNGHDHRLLRIAAEVEALLGR; encoded by the coding sequence ATGCAATCCACCCGCGACCGCCTTGAAGCTGTTCTTTCCCGTCTCGCTGTCCGAGCGGGCGACCAAAGCGTGTTCACAAAACTCTATCCGGAAGCTGCGCGGGCGGCGGCGGACGCCGCTGATGCACGGCGCAAGGCCGGCGTGACGCTCGGGCCGCTCGACGGTGCGATCGTCTCGATCAAGGATCTGTTCGATGTCGCCGGCGAGCCGACCACGGCCGGTTCGCTGTTGCTCAGCACCGCGGCGCCGGCGCTGCGAGATGCCGTCATCGTGCGGCGGCTGCGGCAGGCGGGCGCCGTCATCTTCGGCAAGACCAACATGACCGAGTTCGCCTTCACCGCGATCGGCGTCAACCCGCATTACGGCACGCCCGGCAATGCCACCGACGCCAGCCGGATTGCGGGCGGTTCATCCTCCGGCGCCGGTGTTTCCGTTGCGGAAGGCACGAGCGAGATCTCGATCGGTTCCGACACCGGCGGTTCGGTGCGCATCCCGGCATCGCTGAACGGTGTCGTCGGCTTCAAGCCGACGGCACGGCGCGTGCCGCGTGACGGCGTTTTCCCGCTGTCGGCCACGCTGGACTCCATTGGCCCGCTTGCCCGCACGGTCGCCGAATGTGCCGTGGCCGACGCGGTGATGGCGGGCGAGGAGCCTGCGGCGCTTATTCCGCTTCCGCTTGCCGGACTGCGCATCGGCGTGCCACGCGGCGTCCTCTTCGAGGATACGGAAGAAGAGGTCGCGGCGGCGTTCGACAGATGTGTTCGCAAGATAGAGCTTGCCGGTGCCCGCTTCGCCGATCTGTCCATCGATGACCTCCTGACCGATTTGCGCGCGGTGACCAAGCGGGCCTCGATCGCGGCAATGGAAGGCGCCGAGGTCCATGCGGATTGGCTGGCGACAGGCGCGACGACGCCGGTCGATCCGCGGGTGAGCGAGTCGTTGTCGCGCGCTGCCGCCGTTCCGGCCACGGCCTATATAAGGGCAGTTCGCCGCCGCACGGCGCTTCTGGCGGCCATGGATGAGCGGCTGGCGTCGGTCGATATGCTGGCTCTGCCGACCACGCCGGTCACCGCGCCGACCATCGTGTCGATGACCAGCGACGAGGGTCTGTGCGACAGGACGGAAGGCCTTCTGCTGCGCAACACGCAGGTTGCCAACCAGTTCGACCTCTGCGCGATCTCCTTGCCGATGCCGGGAATGGCCCGCCCTGCCGGGCTGATGCTGGTGGCGCGCAACGGCCACGACCACCGTCTCCTGCGCATCGCGGCGGAAGTCGAGGCGCTGCTTGGCCGTTGA
- a CDS encoding GFA family protein, protein MLYKGSCHCGKVAFEVEGDLTGAVRCNCSICSRKGALLWAVPHGALRVLAWRDDLGSYTFGNHVIAHRFCRACGIHPFAEDVSEGSERSAYVNIHCIDGLDLATVPIFDFDGRAV, encoded by the coding sequence ATGCTCTACAAAGGCAGCTGCCACTGCGGCAAGGTCGCCTTCGAGGTCGAAGGCGACCTGACCGGCGCCGTGCGATGCAATTGCTCGATCTGCTCGCGCAAGGGCGCGCTGCTATGGGCCGTGCCGCATGGGGCGTTGCGAGTGCTTGCCTGGCGCGACGATCTTGGTAGCTACACTTTCGGCAATCATGTCATCGCCCACCGGTTCTGCCGAGCCTGCGGCATTCACCCCTTCGCCGAGGACGTCAGCGAAGGGAGCGAACGAAGCGCCTACGTCAATATCCATTGCATCGACGGATTGGACCTCGCCACGGTGCCGATTTTCGACTTCGACGGCCGCGCGGTTTGA